The Lacipirellula parvula genome window below encodes:
- a CDS encoding AAA family ATPase, with protein MSSTDSPVSAPNRPASAGASNDLESMLARIHQLAESTRTEGQAAVAAPVAAPPREVSGTNTTMIDPPTLAAARSIRTTPPPASRNAEAEDAEPWRPLEPQSLKAAGVSESQLEHLALKCLAACGEMSGRALSDQHAIPFRLLAPVLQEMKLGQLVAFRGSAPMNDFVYQLTDMGRDRAKKLSELCSYFGAAPVPLATYCDSVKEQSLTKQHPTQSDLEKAFADLLINKNMLKRLGPAVNSGRGLFLFGAPGNGKTSIAERVTAAFGDCIWIPRAISVDGEIMRVFDPGLHTEAPLNEPTGPLQMKPIDLRWVRIKRPTIVVGGELTMDALEVQSSAGVNVSEAPIQMKSNCGTLVIDDFGRQRMTTDQLLNRWIVPLEKRYDFLQMNNGKKIQVPFDQLIIFSTNLEPKQLVDDAFLRRIPYKIEVLDPSEEEFRALFQIMAPKLGIRFEQSALDHLVNNHYKAIHRPFRCCQPRDLLLQIVNYCHYISKPPEMTVEYFDYAVANYFAIM; from the coding sequence ATGAGCAGCACCGACTCACCTGTTTCCGCACCGAATCGTCCGGCATCTGCCGGCGCGTCGAACGATTTAGAGTCGATGCTTGCGCGGATTCACCAGCTCGCGGAGAGTACGCGCACCGAGGGACAGGCCGCGGTCGCTGCTCCCGTCGCCGCGCCGCCGCGCGAAGTCTCAGGCACGAACACAACGATGATCGATCCGCCCACGCTGGCCGCGGCGCGGTCGATCCGCACGACGCCCCCGCCGGCGTCGCGCAATGCCGAGGCCGAAGACGCCGAACCGTGGCGGCCGCTCGAGCCCCAGTCGCTTAAAGCGGCCGGCGTCAGTGAAAGCCAACTCGAACATCTCGCACTCAAGTGCCTCGCCGCCTGCGGCGAAATGAGCGGTCGCGCGCTTTCCGATCAACACGCGATTCCGTTCCGCTTGCTCGCGCCAGTGTTGCAGGAGATGAAGCTCGGTCAGCTGGTCGCGTTCCGCGGCTCGGCGCCGATGAACGACTTCGTTTATCAGCTCACCGACATGGGGCGGGACCGCGCGAAGAAGCTTTCCGAACTTTGTAGCTACTTCGGCGCCGCGCCGGTGCCACTCGCCACTTATTGCGATAGCGTTAAAGAGCAAAGTCTGACGAAGCAGCACCCGACGCAGAGCGACCTGGAAAAGGCGTTCGCCGATCTGCTCATCAACAAAAACATGCTCAAGCGGCTCGGGCCAGCGGTGAATTCGGGCCGCGGGTTGTTCTTGTTCGGTGCGCCGGGTAACGGCAAAACGAGCATCGCCGAGCGGGTCACGGCGGCGTTCGGCGATTGCATTTGGATTCCGCGGGCGATTAGCGTCGACGGCGAAATCATGCGCGTCTTCGACCCAGGCTTGCACACCGAAGCGCCGCTCAACGAGCCGACCGGCCCGCTGCAGATGAAGCCGATCGACCTCCGCTGGGTGCGAATCAAACGGCCAACGATCGTCGTCGGCGGTGAACTCACGATGGACGCGCTCGAAGTCCAATCGAGTGCCGGCGTCAACGTGAGCGAAGCGCCGATCCAGATGAAGAGCAACTGCGGCACCCTCGTCATCGACGACTTCGGCCGGCAGCGGATGACGACCGATCAGTTGCTCAATCGCTGGATCGTGCCGCTCGAAAAACGGTACGACTTTTTGCAGATGAACAACGGCAAGAAGATTCAGGTGCCGTTTGATCAGCTGATTATTTTCTCGACGAACCTCGAGCCGAAGCAACTCGTCGACGATGCGTTCCTGCGGCGTATTCCGTACAAGATCGAAGTGCTCGATCCGTCGGAGGAAGAGTTTCGCGCGTTGTTCCAGATCATGGCGCCGAAGCTGGGGATTCGCTTCGAGCAATCGGCGCTCGACCATTTGGTCAACAACCACTACAAGGCGATCCACCGCCCGTTCCGCTGCTGCCAGCCGCGCGACTTGCTGCTGCAGATCGTTAATTATTGCCACTACATCAGCAAACCGCCGGAGATGACGGTGGAGTATTTCGATTACGCAGTGGCGAATTACTTTGCGATTATGTAG
- the dcd gene encoding dCTP deaminase — translation MILSGQEIAARLGGDVKIEPYNPAALNPNSYNLTLHDELMVYEEVILDMAKANRVRRVQIPPEGLVLSPNQLYLGRTVERTETHNLVPQIEGRSSIGRLGLFVHVTAGFGDVGFCGYWTLEIFAVQPIRIYPGVPICQIFYHEITGAYAEYASKYQHNHDIQPSMLFQEFASKNGADPQLPLNFDAELIL, via the coding sequence ATGATTCTTTCCGGTCAAGAAATCGCTGCTCGCCTCGGCGGCGACGTGAAGATCGAACCGTACAATCCGGCGGCGCTCAACCCTAACAGCTACAACCTCACGCTCCACGACGAGCTGATGGTCTACGAGGAAGTGATCCTCGACATGGCCAAGGCGAACCGCGTCCGCCGCGTGCAAATCCCGCCCGAAGGATTGGTCCTCAGCCCGAACCAGCTCTATCTGGGCCGGACCGTCGAGCGGACCGAAACGCACAACCTCGTGCCGCAGATCGAAGGCCGTTCATCGATCGGCCGGCTGGGACTGTTCGTACACGTGACCGCCGGCTTCGGCGACGTCGGCTTCTGCGGCTACTGGACGCTGGAGATTTTCGCCGTACAGCCGATCCGCATCTACCCGGGCGTGCCGATCTGCCAGATCTTCTACCACGAGATCACCGGCGCCTACGCCGAGTACGCGAGCAAGTACCAGCACAACCACGACATCCAACCGAGCATGCTGTTCCAAGAATTCGCGTCAAAGAACGGCGCCGACCCGCAGCTTCCGTTAAATTTCGACGCCGAGCTAATTCTCTAG